One Natator depressus isolate rNatDep1 chromosome 6, rNatDep2.hap1, whole genome shotgun sequence DNA window includes the following coding sequences:
- the LOC141988398 gene encoding uncharacterized protein LOC141988398 produces MAGKYQSEAGVPREMEEEQAEFPSLVQVLLKCFLGNHVYPEQKEHQRRKQECQLVQALVSRIMASVRKCKVELFTGEAILVGSQAQDLHVQTESSSSDYDFLVPIHYNMNLILMGSLYSKLYTPKGLLPVWDSLKPEVPVYRWGNKVVVDYNKLIMRDLLERKTVEMDLTEEDIKTINKQQLQIWKNGIDPFRVMKTLWDCVQEALTKGNIKLENTVGITPVSPAVQLSAEVNGQPVSIDLVPTIRNKVDMSMDWPQQDLRWLSDWWDREQGAEQRKPTWNIMEIYKTGTDLVAKNSYWRLTFSLAETQLLKDIDADGGCRQKVLRVLKQINMEKWVPRYGKVLTSYHLKMVLFWASHLNPETENWAMELDALGTLLKVLEFSLEKKQLPSYFLPSINFFDWHRSEEENSLKNRVLEVLRLEVRLMRCRLEQYLQLSYDLAKPQGLGPFIQRVRELDEFRRKHQKDFEEFKNLKISFDTSLFREL; encoded by the exons ATGGCGGGCAAGTACCAGAGTGAGGCAGGAGTGCCAAGGGAaatggaagaggaacaggctgagTTTCCTTCACTTGTCCAGGTGTTACTGAAATGCTTCTTGGGGAACCATGTGTATCCCGAGCAAAAGGAACACCAGAGAAGGAAGCAGGAGTGCCAGCTGGTGCAAGCTCTGGTCAGCAGGATCATGGCTTCAGTGCGTAAGTGCAAGGTGGAGCTCTTCACGGGGGAAGCCATCCTGGTGGGCAGCCAAGCCCAGGACCTCCACGTCCAGACAGAGTCCAGCAGCAGCGACTACGACTTCCTGGTCCCCATCCATTACAACATGAACCTGATCCTTATGGGCAGCCTGTACAGCAAGCTGTACACCCCAAAAGGTCTTCTGCCTGTCTGGGACAGCTTGAAGCCCGAGGTGCCGGTGTACCGCTGGGGGAACAAGGTGGTGGTGGATTATAACAAGCTGATAATGAGAGATCTCTTGGAGAGGAAGACTGTAGAAATGGACCTCACAGAGGAAgacataaaaacaataaataagcaGCAG CTACAGATTTGGAAGAATGGCATTGATCCATTTCGTGTAATGAAAACATTGTGGGACTGTGTCCAGGAAGCTCTGACTAAAG GAAACATTAAACTGGAGAACACTGTGGGTATTACACCAGTTAGTCCAGCTGTGCAGCTCAGTGCAGAGGTGAATGGCCAACCTGTGTCTATAGACCTGGTGCCCACCATCCGGAATAAAGTGGACATGTCCATGGATTGGCCGCAGCAGGATCTCAGGTGGCTTTCCGACTGGTGGGACCGGGAGCAGGGCGCTGAGCAGAGAAAACCCACCTGGAATATCATGGAAATTTACAAAACTGGGACCGATCTGGTGGCCAAGAATTCATACTGGAG gCTGACCTTCTCCCTGGCTGAGACCCAGCTCCTCAAGGACATTGACGCCGATGGTGGGTGCAGGCAGAAGGTGTTGCGGGTGCTGAAGCAAATCAATATGGAAAAGTGGGTACCGCGCTACGGCAAAGTCCTGACCTCCTACCACCTGAAG ATGGTTCTTTTTTGGGCTTCCCACCTCAACCCAGAGACAGAGAACTGGGCCATGGAGCTGGATGCTCTGGGGACCCTGCTGAAGGTGCTGGAGTTCAGCCTGGAGAAGAAACAGCTGCCCAGCTACTTCCTGCCTTCGATTAATTTCTTTGACTGGCACCGGAGTGAGGAAGAGAATTCCCTGAAAAACCGGGTGCTGGAGGTGCTCAGACTGGAGGTGAGGCTGATGAGATGCAGGCTAGAACAGTACCTCCAGCTGAGCTACGACCTGGCCAAGCCCCAAGGCCTGGGACCCTTCATCCAACGGGTGCGGGAGCTTGACGAGTTTAGAAGGAAGCATCAGAAAGACTTTGAAGAGTTCAAAAACCTGAAGATATCTTTTGACACAAGCCTCTTCAGGGAGTTGTGA